From Spiroplasma endosymbiont of Amphimallon solstitiale:
CTTATGAACTTTAAATGAAGCAACTAAAAGAATGTATCAATCATTTAGAGATGATGTAAAAAATCAATGAGAAAAAACAGATTGAAGAATCTTAAAAGAAAGAGATAGAAAATATATCCCCGTTAAAATTAAAACAAGAACTAGAAATACTATCAATGGTCTTGTTACTTATAAATGTCGTGATTATAAATATTATGATGAACAATTAAAAAAATGAGTTCCTATTTGTTTATTAGATGAAAAATTGCAATTACCTAAATACAAAAGGACTTGTCAAGATATCAAAAATAATGTTATTGAACATTTTGCAGATGGAAAAAAATATCGTGATATTTTACATACTATGAAACAAACAAAATTTAGTACAACAAGTATTGGAAGAGTATTTCAAGAATATCAAGTCAATAAATTAGATGTTCCTAAAATAAAATTAGAACCAAATCAATTTATTTATATTAGTATTGATGATGGACATCGTAAGTTTTGAAAATTTAAACGTAATTCTGGTAAATATTCAATGCGCTTAGTATTATTTTGTACAGATAATATTAATCATAAATTAGTTAATAAAAGAGTAGATGTAATAATAAGACCAACAAAAACAGCAATTGGTGTTAAAAAAACTGCTGAATTTATTTTACAACAAGGAAATAGATTTTTTGAAAATTTTGACCAAGCAAAAATTATTATTTGTGGTGATAGTGCAGAATGAATTAAAGATGTTGCTGATTATTTAGGTGCACAATTTGTTTTAGATAAATTCCATTTAGTTAAAAAGTTATATGTAGGAATAATTGCTGGAAATAAAGGAAAATATTGAAACGAATATAATACTTGTAGA
This genomic window contains:
- a CDS encoding Mbov_0401 family ICE element transposase-like protein: MSFNYLWTLNEATKRMYQSFRDDVKNQWEKTDWRILKERDRKYIPVKIKTRTRNTINGLVTYKCRDYKYYDEQLKKWVPICLLDEKLQLPKYKRTCQDIKNNVIEHFADGKKYRDILHTMKQTKFSTTSIGRVFQEYQVNKLDVPKIKLEPNQFIYISIDDGHRKFWKFKRNSGKYSMRLVLFCTDNINHKLVNKRVDVIIRPTKTAIGVKKTAEFILQQGNRFFENFDQAKIIICGDSAEWIKDVADYLGAQFVLDKFHLVKKLYVGIIAGNKGKYWNEYNTCRNFIENGQYDELIKYMNEILKNHKKLKKQYFKNNKQGIQNQGAKWNIGTFAESNIWYILKEMLGNRTYSINIYIKMVIFKCNLVNSKT